Proteins encoded by one window of Arabidopsis thaliana chromosome 2, partial sequence:
- a CDS encoding Plant self-incompatibility protein S1 family (Plant self-incompatibility protein S1 family; FUNCTIONS IN: molecular_function unknown; INVOLVED IN: biological_process unknown; LOCATED IN: endomembrane system; CONTAINS InterPro DOMAIN/s: Plant self-incompatibility S1 (InterPro:IPR010264); BEST Arabidopsis thaliana protein match is: Plant self-incompatibility protein S1 family (TAIR:AT2G23148.1); Has 30201 Blast hits to 17322 proteins in 780 species: Archae - 12; Bacteria - 1396; Metazoa - 17338; Fungi - 3422; Plants - 5037; Viruses - 0; Other Eukaryotes - 2996 (source: NCBI BLink).), translating into MNCFSYFFLVIILCAGLNNAKFNEKNSVIFKSSLGPKKLLRIHCTSEHDDTDYVYLRHGQTYAFSFHDSVLKTIFDCELKQGSSYYNYNFYARFRAYKGGGLIVHYGKKNFWDAREDGIYFTHGKETPKLEYKWIPGDPSMRVESPL; encoded by the coding sequence atgaattgtttttcttattttttccttgttaTTATATTATGTGCAGGATTGAATAATGCGAAATTCAACGAAAAAAACTCCGTAATTTTTAAGAGTTCTCTTGGTCCGAAAAAACTTCTCAGGATTCATTGTACATCAGAACACGACGACACCGACTACGTTTACCTGAGACATGGACAAACTTACGCATTCAGTTTTCATGATAGTGTCTTGAAAACTATATTTGATTGTGAGTTAAAGCAAGGAAGTAGTTATTATAATTACAACTTTTATGCAAGATTTAGGGCATATAAAGGTGGAGGTCTGATAGTTCACTACGGTAAAAAGAACTTTTGGGATGCTAGAGAAGATGGTATTTACTTCACACATGGTAAAGAAACACCTAAATTAGAGTATAAATGGATCCCCGGGGATCCCTCTATGAGAGTGGAGAGCCCCCTATGA
- a CDS encoding Plant self-incompatibility protein S1 family (Plant self-incompatibility protein S1 family; FUNCTIONS IN: molecular_function unknown; INVOLVED IN: biological_process unknown; LOCATED IN: endomembrane system; CONTAINS InterPro DOMAIN/s: Plant self-incompatibility S1 (InterPro:IPR010264); BEST Arabidopsis thaliana protein match is: Plant self-incompatibility protein S1 family (TAIR:AT2G23142.1); Has 30201 Blast hits to 17322 proteins in 780 species: Archae - 12; Bacteria - 1396; Metazoa - 17338; Fungi - 3422; Plants - 5037; Viruses - 0; Other Eukaryotes - 2996 (source: NCBI BLink).): MNCFSFSFIIIVLCAGSSNAKFREKNSVVFKNSLGVKNVLKIHCTSKDDDLGYHYLRPGVQIYEFRFHDSVLKTKFDCELWQGRGPTYKFYANFRAYKSGGLIAHYGKKNIWEAREDGIYFTHGKEIPKLEYKWSPIGKPPSP; the protein is encoded by the coding sequence ATGAattgtttttcgttttcttttattattattgtgtTATGTGCAGGATCGAGTAATGCGAAgttcagagaaaaaaattctgtagtttttaaaaattctctTGGTGTGAAAAACGTTCTCAAGATTCATTGTACATCAAAAGACGACGACCTAGGCTACCACTATTTGAGACCTGGAGTACAAATCTACGAATTTCGTTTTCATGATAGTGTTTTGAAAACTAAATTTGATTGTGAGTTATGGCAGGGACGTGGTCCTACTTACAAGTTTTATGCAAATTTTAGGGCATATAAAAGTGGCGGTCTGATAGCTCACTACGGTAAAAAGAATATTTGGGAAGCTAGAGAAGATGGTATTTACTTCACACATGGTAAAGAAATTCCTAAATTAGAGTATAAATGGAGCCCCATAGGAAAGCCTCCTAGCCCTTAA